The following is a genomic window from Lysinibacillus sp. G4S2.
GTTGATTTATTGAAAATAGAAGAGGCAGTAAAAATGATTTTAGAAGCCGTAGGTGAAGATGTAAATCGTGAAGGTTTACTCGATACACCGAAACGTGTTGCAAAAATGTATGCGGAAATGTTTAGTGGCTTACATGAAGACGCAAAAGATTATTTTAAAACAGTGTTTCATGAAGATCATGAGGAATTAGTACTTGTAAAGGATATTCCGTTTTATTCGATGTGTGAGCATCATCTAGTTCCTTTTTATGGGAAAGCACATGTAGCCTACATACCAAACGATGGCATTGTTGCTGGACTAAGTAAATTAGGACGTGCGGTAGAAACCATTGCTCGTCGCCCGCAATTACAAGAGCGTATTACTTCTTCAGTAGCAGATACAATTATGGAAATGCTCTCTCCTAAAGGTGTTTATGTAGTGATTGAGGCGGAGCATATGTGCATGACTATGCGAGGACTTAAGAAGCCAGGATCTAAAACTGTGACATCGGTTGCACGCGGCATTTACGAAGAAGACGAAGTAAAACGTAGAGAAGTATTATCATTTATTCAAATGTCTTAAATTGCATGTCTAATTATGTTATGATGGACTAAGAATTTGTCGGATTTAAGGAGTGTACAGACAATGGCACAAGATTATATTGTTATTCAAGCAGAGGAAGATGGTGTACATGTAATCGGTTTAACACGAGGTACAGATACAAAGTTTCATCACTCTGAAAAATTAGATGCAGGCGAAGTTATGATTGCACAATTTACTGAACATACATCTGCTATGAAAATTCGTGGGAAAGCACAGATTCATACAGCTCATGGTGTTATAAATAGCGAAGCTAAAAAGTAATAGAGAGAAATTACGTTTAATGGTTTTATGTCCAAGCAAAATTGTGATGGCACATATATATCGACTAGTTGTGTAAAACTTAGTAATGTTATTAATCCGATTTTAAGTTATTTCAGCGGGTGTCAAAACATCCGCTGAAATAAGTTAAAGACTCCAGTGGATGGCAGTTGAATTTCTACCGTTTTTTAACGGGGAAGGTCTACTGCCTATCATGTTGAATGAAGCAAAAAAATTTTTATTCCGAATCGTCGCGTATGCTATAATGACTCAGTAAGCAAGCGTTAGGTCTTGAATGCGACTAACATATTTGAAAGTGAAATGGAGTAAGGTCTATGAATGCAACATACATTCAAAATTCAATTGCACAGTTAAAAACAGAGATTTTCATGGATGTTCGTCATAGAACTTTGCAAAAATATACAGGTGTACCTGTGCTCGATGAAAATCAATTATTTTACTTGTTAGTTCCCTTTTTGAATGGTGAAGAGTGGCAACAAGAGCAAAGAGAAGCTGCAATCACTGTTGGGATTGTGTACGCTGCCTTAGCGGCGCATGATCATATAAAAGAATTTGATGCCACATCAAAAGAACAGCAGCTAACCGTTTTAGCTGGAGATTTTTATAGTGGCCGTTATTATGAAATTTTAGCTATGTCAGGGAATGTCGGATTGATTCGAAGTTTGTCGCAAGGAATTGTGGCACGTTGTGAACACCAAATTAAAGTATATGAGACAGAAAAACGATCAATTGAACAATGGTTTGCCTCGATAAGTAATATTGAATCAGGATTAATCTCAAAATTTTTTGAGCTCTATTCATTTAGTGAATATATTCCAATTATGGAGAAGAGCTTATTAATCTTGCGTTTAGAGAGAGAGTGGGCGACATATCGAAGTGGGCAAGTAACTTTAATGAGTAAGGCCCTAGAAGAAAGTGCGAGATATACTGGAGCGACATATAGCAACGTCATCCAGGACAAAATTGTGCAATTAAAAACAGAGCTGTTACAGGTGATAGAAGATACATCGTTTTTACAAAGTGATGTAAAACAGGCTCTACAAGCACGTGTAGAGGCTTCCATTGCTTCTACTAATGGATAAGAGAGGTTTTTCAAAATGGCTAAAACGAAAGAAGAGCACGTGCACGAAGTATTTGAAAGTATTTCGGATAACTATGACAAAATGAATGGTGTAATTAGTTTCCAGATGCATGTTGGCTGGCGCAATGATACGATGAAGCATATGGCAGTAAAACCTGGAGCGAAGGCACTGGATGTTTGCTGTGGTACCGCAGATTGGACAATTGCCTTAGCTGAGGCTGTGGGTGAAGGTGGAGAAGTAAAGGGGCTAGACTTTAGTAAAAACATGCTGAAGGTTGGCGAGCAAAAGGTAAAGCCATATCCACAGATTGAACTAATACATGGAAATGCTATGGAATTACCTTTCCCAGACAATACATTTGATTATATAACGATAGGTTTTGGTCTTCGCAATGTACCAGATTATTTACAAGTGTTAAAGGAAATGAATCGTGTTGTAAAACCAGGTGGAATGGTTGTTTGTTTAGAAACATCTCAATCTGAAATTCCAGGCTATCGACAATTATTCCGTTTTTATTTTAAATATATAATGCCGATATTTGGTAAAATATTTGCGAAAAGCTATAAAGAATATTCTTGGTTACAGGAATCAGCAAATGATTTCCCAGGTATGAAGAAATTAGCGGCATTGTTTGAGCAGGCAGGTTTAGAAAAAGTAACGTACAAAGCATATAGTGGCGGTGCTGCGGCAATGCATATGGGCTTTAAAAAGGTACGTTAATGGGGGAAGGTTTTCACACGTGGAAAAGATGAAGTTAAAACTACTCTATTCCGATTTGAAATCAGATATCGATATTATTGAACAAGAGTTAGAAAAAGCGGTGAACTCTTCTTCAAATTTGATCAATGATGCTTCTCTCCATTTATTGCAAGCTGGTGGTAAACGGATACGGCCAATTTTTGTGTTGCTTGGTGCGAAATTTGGCGAATATGATATCGAAAAGATGAAGGATGTAGCCGTGCCTGTAGAGCTTATTCATATGGCATCACTAGTGCATGATGATGTAATTGATGATTCCAATATGCGAAGAGGACGCCCAACTGTCAAATCACAATGGAACAATAGAGTAGCAATGTACACGGGCGATTTTATTTTTGCACGTGCGCTTGAATATATTACAAAGCTTGAAGACCCATTAGTTCATCAAATTTTAGCGCGCACAATGGTGGAAATTTGTAACGGTGAAGTCATTCAAATCGAAGATAAAT
Proteins encoded in this region:
- the folE gene encoding GTP cyclohydrolase I FolE, producing the protein MSNVDLLKIEEAVKMILEAVGEDVNREGLLDTPKRVAKMYAEMFSGLHEDAKDYFKTVFHEDHEELVLVKDIPFYSMCEHHLVPFYGKAHVAYIPNDGIVAGLSKLGRAVETIARRPQLQERITSSVADTIMEMLSPKGVYVVIEAEHMCMTMRGLKKPGSKTVTSVARGIYEEDEVKRREVLSFIQMS
- the mtrB gene encoding trp RNA-binding attenuation protein MtrB; translated protein: MAQDYIVIQAEEDGVHVIGLTRGTDTKFHHSEKLDAGEVMIAQFTEHTSAMKIRGKAQIHTAHGVINSEAKK
- a CDS encoding heptaprenyl diphosphate synthase component 1, which produces MNATYIQNSIAQLKTEIFMDVRHRTLQKYTGVPVLDENQLFYLLVPFLNGEEWQQEQREAAITVGIVYAALAAHDHIKEFDATSKEQQLTVLAGDFYSGRYYEILAMSGNVGLIRSLSQGIVARCEHQIKVYETEKRSIEQWFASISNIESGLISKFFELYSFSEYIPIMEKSLLILRLEREWATYRSGQVTLMSKALEESARYTGATYSNVIQDKIVQLKTELLQVIEDTSFLQSDVKQALQARVEASIASTNG
- a CDS encoding demethylmenaquinone methyltransferase translates to MAKTKEEHVHEVFESISDNYDKMNGVISFQMHVGWRNDTMKHMAVKPGAKALDVCCGTADWTIALAEAVGEGGEVKGLDFSKNMLKVGEQKVKPYPQIELIHGNAMELPFPDNTFDYITIGFGLRNVPDYLQVLKEMNRVVKPGGMVVCLETSQSEIPGYRQLFRFYFKYIMPIFGKIFAKSYKEYSWLQESANDFPGMKKLAALFEQAGLEKVTYKAYSGGAAAMHMGFKKVR